Part of the Penaeus vannamei isolate JL-2024 chromosome 17, ASM4276789v1, whole genome shotgun sequence genome is shown below.
taatgacaataataataatgatgatgatagtaataggaacaataataatgataataataataattatgataatatgaacaacaataataatgataataatattaatgatagtatgaacaacaatcataatgataataataataacagcagtgattaatgataataatgaaatcaatgataataactagaagcccccagatagcgcatacctccgccaagacaataaggtcgctgatgcaataaaaaatattcacacttaaaaaatcatatcaaaatcacctttctcgaATACAGTAGCGCCGTCCGTAAACGTAACCTAATTAGCGGAGGCAAGGCAGTAGTGCTAATGAAGCaatgattgagaaaaaaaaatcaccggacccggatcaccaccaaaaattaTTGGAAGGCTTAGGAAGTCAGGCTATGGCACACCTCTGTTAAATTtgcataaaaatctgtttataaatatttttgttattctgctCACAAACGAACAAAGAATATCCGGGTCGCCTCCAGAATTCGATGGCATCTAAGGCCATTGTTATTCCATGGGAGGAATAACAGAAAAATCTCTTCGGAACTTTTTGAATCACCTTGCCAAGCaaccaacgaacgaacaaacgcgaccaaaaacataacctccttggcggatggaataaaggtgataataacaataacaacaacaacaacaataataatataatttaataataataataataatattaataataacaatactgatattaataataacaataataataataataaaagtaacagcaacagcaatgataatgataatgatgaaagcgataatagtaatgatgatatcaatgatggcgatagtaatggtaataataaaaatattaatagcaggaatgataataatgttaataatgataataatgataatgacaagaaaaataataataacaaccacgacgaaagtaatgctaatgataatagtaataataaaaatgatattgataataataacagcaatattaatgatgataatgataataacaacaataatgataaggacatcaatagtaataatgataatagtactaatgacaaTGGTTATAATCTGTCCATAACATTTGCAGTTCCATTCGCAGTCGGGCTAAATCATGCAATCATTAAAAtattcctggatccagatcaccaccaacattTCAAGGCATCCAAGGCAGGCTAAGGCGACCTCTGGTGTGTTTCGTCGCCGTTCGAGTCATCCTGCGaaccaacgaacgaacaaacaaacgcgaccaaaaacaaacTCCTTGGCGatcgtaaaaataatgataatgaaaaggataacaatgataatgatgataatgatagagataactgAAATAACGGTAATAGcaagaatacaaaataaaatgataataacaatagtaacaataataacataataataatatcaataatacaggtaataatgataatgatattaattataacaaaataataatgagataatgatgatgtcaatgataacagaaataattggaaataatgatggtaataatataataagtcAATCATAAAACTGatactaaaagtgataatgatgaataataaaattaagatgaaataataataacaataattatggcaaatagttggaaataataataataataatgataataataactttagtatcatcacagaaaaataaaaatgataataaaaatgataataataatgatgataatggtaataatgataataatcatcaaaataatgatgatgatgataataataataatagtaacaatattaatgataatgataataaccatactgataataataacgataataataatagtgaaaataatgatgatgccactAAAGACGAAAATGTATAGGAAGCATTTCTGTGGAGCTTATCGAATTCGTCCTTACTTGCCCTTCACCCTACACAGCCGGCGACCATGGAAACAGAACGCTGTTCATACAAAATCGAGTGTTTTACGTTATTATTTATCCTTAGAGGATTTACCAATCACTGGCGATTTGGATTCTAACATCTGATTCTGGCCTGAGGGTTGAAATCAGGGCCGAAAATCTAATCGTTTATCACTCTTCGTCTGCCCTCATCTACccctaatggtaatgataatggtgatatttacACCATCTGTGCGACGCCAAAGACCTCCCACCGGAATCGTTCATTGTTCCACTCTGGCTGAGGCTGGACAGCAGGATTTAATTTCTCTCCTTAAGGTCGTTGGACTGAGATATTCCTCAGATTTTTTCCCCTGAGGTGTTCACTTGTGTGTGAATCTGTCACTAGCATTCGTTGTCCATCGTTCCACCATGATTCACACTAACCGATTTTGAGGAATATATTTGAAATAAACAATTTTACTATGAGACTTGTATAACGGTAatacacttacatgtatacaaTCCTACACATAgatctaggtatatatacatatatatacatgtatatatataagcatatatatacaaacacacacacacacacacacacacacacacacacacacacacacacacacacacacacacacacacacacacacacacacacacatacacacacacacacacacacacacacatatatatatatatatatatatatatatatatatatatatatatatatataacacatatatataaatatgtgtgtgtgtgtgtaaatatatatgtatatgtttatatatacatacatacatagatacatacatatatatatatatatatatatatatatatatatatatatatatatatatatatatatatatatatatatttatatatatatatatctatatctatatctatatctatctatctatctatctatatatataaatatatatatatatatatatatatatatatatatatatatatatatatatatatatatatatatatatatatatatatatgatgcataaacatacgcacacacaaacacacacacagacacacacaaatataaatgtatgtgtgtgtgtaaatatatgtacatgtatataaataaataaataaatttatatatatgtatatatatatgcatatatatatatatatatatatatatatatatatatatatatatatatatatatatatatatatatatatatatacatacacacacacacacacagatatgcacacacacacacacacacacacacacacacacacacacacacacacacacacacacacacacacacacacacatatatatatatatatatatatatatatatatatatatatatatatatatatatatatatatatatatatatatatatatatatatatatatatatatttatgtatgtatgtatgtatgtgtgtgtgtgtgtgtgtgtccatacacacacacatacatatataagcatatacatacgcatatgcatatatatacatatatgtaaatacatgtgtatatgtatatatacatatatgtatatatatatatatatatatatatatatatattaatatatacatacacacacacacacacacacacacacacacacacacacacatacacccacacacacacatatgtgtatatatatacacacacacatatgtgtacacacacacacacacacacacacacacacacacacacacacacacacacatatatatatatatatatatatatatatatatatatatatatacacacacacacacacacacacacacacacacacacacgcacacatatatgtgtatacacacacacacacatatatgtgtatacacacacacacataaagtgtatacacacacacacacacagataaatatatatatatatatatatatatatatatatatatatatatatacatatatatatatatatatatatatatatatatatatttatatatatatatacacacacacacacacacacgcaaacacacacacgcacacactcacacacacacacacacacacacacacacacacacacacacacacacacatatatatatatatatatatatatatatatatatatatatatatatatatacacacacacacacacacacacacacgcacacacacacatatgtatatgtatatataaatatttatatatacaaacatatgtatatatgtatatatatatttacacatgcatatacacacacatatgtatatatatatatatatatatatatatatatatatatatatatatatatatatatatatatatatacacacacacacacacgcacgcacacacacacacacacacacacacacacacacacacacacacacacacacacacgcacacacacacacacacacacacacacacacgcacgcacgcacgcacgcacgcacgcacgcacgcacgcacgcacgcacgcacacacacacacacacacacacacacacacacacacacacacacacacacacacacacacacacacacacacacacacacacacgcacacatatatatataaatatatatatatatatatatatatatatatatatatatatttatatatacatatatatatacaaatatatatatatgtatagatatagaaatatatatatacacacacacacacacacacacacacacgcacacacacacacacacacacacacgcacacacacacgcacacacacacacacacacacacacacacacacacacatatatatatatatatatatatatatatatatatatatatatatatatatatatatatatatatatatatatatatatatatatatatatatatatatatatatatatatatatataatacacacacacacacacacacacacacacacacacacacacatatatatatatatatatatatatatatatatatatatatatatatgtatatatgtatacatatatatatatatatatatatatatatatatatatatataatatatgtatatatatatatgtatatatatataaatatatatatatatatatatatatatatatatatatatatatatatatatatatatatatatatatatatatatatataatgcacacacacacacacacacacacacacgcacacacacacacacacacacacacacacacacacacacacacatatatatatatatatatatatatatatatatatatatatatataaacaaatttatacacacacacacacacatatgcgtttcATCACTGACTTTGGTAAGTCAAGGGTAGATGACTTAACACTCAGCTTTCAGTTGACGAAGAAGGTTGCCCTGACTACCAGTGCGAAAGGCGGGGGTCACGACGGATACACCGCAAACAcacaaatgtttatgtatatgtatatatttatatatgtatatatatatatatatatatatatatatatatatatatatatatatacatataatatatatatatgtatgtatatcaaatgCTTTATATAACTGAAGAACGTGAAAAGGAGCGAATGTCATTTGGTCGCCCATGGTGTAATTATGTAATACATTCAGGTTTTTGGTGCAGCAACGTTTCGTACGTTCAAATGAAACATGGCAGCACGGCGTTCTGGGTTCACAAAGAGCGGACGGCTTTAAACCAAGAACGAAAGAAGACTTTGAAAGACTGATAGCCATTCAACCACTTCCGTCATGAGAGGCGCATGGGAAAAGCCTCGTCGATGCCCAGCCCCATGCCCAAGATCTTGGCGAAGCCTTCTCCCCCTTCGGCAGTAGTAGCAGTGCTAAAAGATACACGAGACAAGGTGCTGAGACAAACAAGCCTTTTTCTCTTTACCTGTCGCACCTTTGGCAAAAATAAAATACTCGTCTTGTCTGAGGGATCATGGCTGCCAAGACGCGGCGTCTACGGCTTTGGATTCCGAAGCAAAAGGTAAGGAACACTCGACGCGGCGCcgccttcgccctccttcctcgaGGCCCAGTGAGTGACTGGAGAATTTGCATTCGTCTCTTGCTAATCAGGAGTTTAACACCTGTTACTTTACAAGTGCTCTTAATGagtctgcatatgtatgtatgtgttccaCGTACTGCTAAGAGATGTCTAAATctgtaacatatgtatatatgtatatatatatatatgtatatatatacatacatatatatatatatatatatatatatatatatatatatatatatatatatatgtatatgtatatatatgtgtatgtatatatgtgtgtgagcgtatgtgtgtgtgtgcgtgtgtgtgtgtgtgtgtttgcatgtatgaacacatatatatactggtatatatacacagtatgtgtgtgtatatatatatatatatatatatatatatatatatatacatatgcatatatatatatatatatatatatatatatatatatatatatatatacacacacacacacacacacatacacgtgggtgtgtgtgtgtgggtgtttatgtgcgtgcgtgcgtatgtgtgtgtacacacacacacacacacataaatatacatacatacatatatatataaatatatatatatatatgtatatatatacacacacacacaatatatatatatatatatatatatatatatatatatatatatatatatatatatatatatatatatatatatatatatatatatatatatatatatatatatatatatatatatatatatatatatatatatatatatatatatatatacatatacatatacatatttatacacacacatgcatgtgcatatatatatatatatatatatatatatatatatatatatatatatatatatatatatatatatacatacatacacacatatacatgtatatacacacacatgcatgtgcttatatatatatatatatatatatatatatatatatatatatatatatatatatatatatatacgcacatatacatatacatgtatacacactcacacatgcatgtgcttatatatatatatatatatatatatatatatatatatatatatatatatatatgtatatatatatgtatatatatgtgtgtatgtatgcataagtatatagacacacacacgtatgcatacatacatacacacacacacacacacacacacacacatatatatatatatatatatattatatatatatatatttatatatatatatatatatatatatatatatatatatatatatatatatatgtgtgtgtgtgtgtgtgtgtgtgtatgtatatatatatatatatatatatatatatatatatatatatatatatatatatatatatatatatatatatgtctggaaATACTGCATAGGCGGGGCAGTGTAAACTCGCAATAGCTGGAAATTATACGCCAGAAGTTGAAGAGAAAGGCGATACCGATAAACCCTTATATCATTGTGTTGCAACATCATACTGAGCAGCATTCACCCTTTCCTTCCAGCcacgggggtccctcatggcgagatGCCAGGCATGCCCTTGGCCCATCTCTAGCTCCTCACGGCAGATCTGATCGAACTGCCCAAACTAtgacttccttggtcgtcccacagCCTCCTCCACGGAGGGTTGTCTCGTGGAGAAAacctgggcccggattcactaacgcacttacgatggtaaaatcattggtaactatagttaccatggtaaacagacagcggtggtatttactaacaacttgccattggagttaccatggtaaattttaccagtggtcagagcactggtaagacgatgtcatcacattttatctcgtcaaaaaatcaatatccaagcaaagttttgggtttgtttttacacctgatgtaactaatatgatggcaaacagatatcacaatgcagacatagtgaagaaatgcaaatttcacttGAAACTAGGAAGAATAagatccacacaaattctcgtgaacttataggcctacattattatactagaatgcatgggaCCATTAAATAAGTGAACttttaaggcgctgtcacactagcactttttctgtaaatttttttttttgacaatttcctGAAGTTTTGTAAATTTTTGGGCGAATTGTCGTTATCctggtcagacgataatgatcgtttccgtatGAAAACcgttccgtcaattttttttaacCAAGcagagtcaaatcaagagctataatagagaatgtttgcatttatgttaaataaaattaattGTACCATAGgaaatatcaaaattaatttaatatacataatataaaacaataaattatTAGGTATGAAATTTATTACtcactgaaaataataaaatttgttTCAAGTGTTCGCAAGATTGTTTACATCCGTGAGAGCAGTGCGCGCCAATTCCCCTCCAGATTCTACGTCGCCAGGGATTGTGCCAGTTCTCCAGTTTGGACACGCCATTCTGAGGGATTCCTAATTGAAAATATTTGCCAGAATCGTTGCCTCTGGGATACCAGGGATGGCggttataataagaagaaattgaagaggaaGGCGTCCAACGATATAACGCTCCTTCTCCGTGCCCGTTTCTCTGAACTCTCCAATGTTAATGCTGGTAagaacaatattatatatatatatatatatatatatatatatatatatatatatatatatatatatatatattgtatatatatacacgtctccaTGATCATTTATTTTGAGTTTATTTCATGATGACGTttgttatatatttgatataatttaTACCGAATATGGCTGTATTATCAGATACTATATACCAGTGTGTTTATGTACCCAATAATTATGGAAGGTCAATAATAAGCAAATTTATGATTAATCTTAATGTAATGTATATTGCTGtataagaaaatgtatatatctgtaactACTTGGTAATTTTTAGGGTATTTCTTGTAATAAGTCCACATAATGGATCGTGATGATCTTGGTTTGGTTGGATTCCTCCCACTATGTAATTTCCAAATATACAGACATTATTGtacagaaccccctccccccaatcagcAGTTTAAAAATAGGCAGGAAGTTTAGACAGTTTGTAACTTGGTTAAAGTCTCATaaatttattgtattttgttacTCACAATGTGCTGaaaacttattttcttatttcttattttcaacttattgtgttttttttccagatCAGGTGAGGGCAAAATACAACATGAGAACCTCAGGAAAACTCAGGTTGCACCTAGTGGATCAGCTAGAGGATATCAATCAAAATAGGAATTATTTGATGCCATGTCCTTCGTCAAGGATACCATGAACATTTACCCCACACAGTCAAGCCAGATCTTTTACACTGAGGTAAGGTTCATACTTTTTTTCTCAAGGTTACTAAGGTTATTTTATCTTTAATGTTCAAAGCAGTTCCTTTCAAActagtaaacgcacacacacacactcacacacatctttttatataaatatatatttatttaatactcATGATATATAacctttattatttttgattagattattttactattacatttaaatttcattatatcaattactttattttataccattgtacttatatattttttctcttcccctttttagcCTCAAACATGCTCATCAGCAGTGATGGAAAACTTTTCAAGTTTAGAGGATCTTGAAAGAGATTCACCAGGGTGTTTGGTGCTGGAACCCTCTGGTGTATTTTCTGGTGCAAGTTCTCTAGACCAGGTCCCCAACACCATGCACATCTGGGTTGTTCTcgtcatcacccccaccaccctcaccctcaccagagCCTCAACAGACACCAGCGAGTACTCCTTTTCAGCCaaaggcaaagaggaggaggactgcTGATCCTCTTAATGAACAGTGTCTAGAGGCAGTTAAAGTATTGACAAATGTGTTAAACCAGGACACCGAGGACGATTTTTGTTCCCGTTTCGTAAAATACATAGAGAGTTGGATGAGAGGATTTCATCCTGATGTAAGGCGAATAGTGGTAAACAAAGTGAATTTGGTGATAGCTGAAATTGCTGATAAGTATGGTGCTAAACTGTAAAGTGGTAAAGATGATTTGTTACTGTGATGATGCACAGCTTCCCAGGTATTCTTCTCTGacttaattattacaaatgctatagaaaaaaaaaacaaccttgctgttatataaactggcaataccaacgctaaatgAGTAGagcaatatctgtatctgtcggcattttgacaatacacTCCAAAGTGCAtttgggcaagaataagcttgagatgtttcctttgacaacaaatggcgataaataaaaaaattgatcCGATTCTTTGTTTAACAGTgatggaaaacaaataaaaattggtttggactgtctctttggtttgagttaacaataatatattaatatataattgtttttattggttcctatctatacagtaaatatatatctaacatgatggatataatcaaataaatatattcttttttctacatgtgcttaaatagtgttttagctctgacgattatttaagcaatctcgctgtgtctagttctgtttacatgttacgtgattggccgaaggaatctaaaagattatgtatagtgctcgctgattggttgaaatgctttaccagagccctctgttggctaccattagaatgagtcgatttacgattgtaactcagtatatccaaattaccatttcttcatgaatcccgctttgccatgactggtgaacgcaatggtaaatgaccgctggtaaatgcgttacgatcgtatgttagtgaatccggcccctgatAGGCAGGGTCATCCACTGGGAAACGAGCTATGTGCCTGTATAGCCTAAGTTAGTGGTCATGGATTATGTAAGTATCAGGTCTCATGCCAGTCTCACCGTGTAGCCGTCGATTGGACACATGGTCTTGCCAACTTGTGCCTCATGATCCAGCACAGGGACTTATGACAAAAGGCATCGAAACATGACTCTGAGGTACTAGATAGTGTACAGGTTTGGCTGCCATTGAGCTAAACTGGCAGTAACTAGGCCTTAAAGACACATAACTTAGTCCTGTATTTGTACTGGTACCTCCAAATGCTGTTGTTGACTGAGTTCAGGCTCCTACTGTCAGACAAATCAGTTCAGCAGGGATACTCCAAATGCCCACTGCCTTCTCACCCTTCAGCTTGAAGATCGCCTCCCTGACCTCAGGCAGATTAGGAGCTTCCTCACTAATGGGTAGGTCTGGCACAGGGATTGCGAACCATTAGCGTCCAAACTAACTGCTGTAGGATCTACCTGAAacagttgctcaaaatactcggCCCAATGTTCATGAACCCAACATGGTCTGAgatgatccatccatccaccgaGCAGACTGCAGTCATCTGCAAGGAGGGCTTGGACTTCAATTTCTCAGGACCTGGTAGGCAGgacggtcatttactaagaaacaaCCTTCATCCTCCTCAGTAAGATTCCTGATGAAGTGATTCTTATCTCTTCTCAACAGTGGCCGAATCTTATGCACCAAGGAACGGTGCATATCCCAGTTGCCATTCAGATGAGTCATGTGACATGCATCTGTAGCCTCCAGTGAGATGTAATTCTGCCTTAACCTCAGCGGTACACGAATGGATTCCTGGGCTGTATTAAGTATTTCATGCTTAAAGGAGTCCCACATAGCACTGTAAACCGATCAGAAACTACTGCTGCAGACCCCTGTGCAAACTCTTCTTCCCAAAATCCAAGTGGAACACCCTGGTAGAGATGGTGGGTCCTGTAGGGTTACCAcaatcaatctatggtcagtaccacagacctCTGCACTCTggtaaaccctgcagttctggaggatcctaaCAAGGATGTGATCGATCTCCTAGGCCACAGTACCAGTTTCGCTATAACAATTCCAGCAATGCAGGAACCTAGAAAAATCTCGGAGAAGGAAGCTATTATCGCCACTGTGACTCTGTCTCATGGCCCGCTGTATCACAGCTGGATACAGCATTGAAGTCCTCCAGTACAAAGCTGGGAGCATTTGTCTGCCACAGAAGTGAGTTTGGTGTAGAACGCCTCTTTCttatcgagtttacaaacattggtagagTTATACGATAAAAGTCACAAAGCCAAAAGCATGCTTCATTCTGTGCCATAATATGCCCAACAACCAGAGACCCCTCTACTACCGAAGATTGAAGtcagctggagatggctatggttaccttctggagatggtgaccatcgccctGACCCGACCAGTGGTAAGTATACCCACCCATACTGATCAtactgctgccaggtcttcttacCTCAGAGAGAGCAGCAACCTCAACACCCAGCCGCTTCAGTTCTCTCTATATCAGGGGTAATCGTTCATCCTACTGTAAAGACTGGATGTTCCCCCTGGACAGCCCGCCTGAGGTCAAACCTTGGGCAGTTGCTCTATGCAGACaacacctctgccaccccctccgacgttgccccatataaaagggggcccaacatccacctgtggggttcccttgggTTTTGCCCCACATGCCTCACACAGGGTTGGCGGCTGCCAGGGCGTAGGTGGGACGAGTAACTTGCTCTCATCCTGctccccagcagtcgccctcccaacaagACACACAGTCCTCCTCACTTGCTGGGTAGGAGGTGCGGTACCTCTCTCCCCGGTATTTCTGTTCACTACCAATGGGTTTTTGTTTGGGGGAGGAAGACTGGCAAGGCTCATCTCCCCCTAGCCTCCCATTTACCTCAAGGgcaaggggcaggagttggtacggAGCCGGGGTGTggccacacgccggtgggccatcactctgtacctctagggcctcctgctgctccgagatcccctacagttttgCCTGGGACTGCAAGGGACTCAGTTTCCACTGGTGGCTACGAGGAGGCGCTGCAGAAGTctcaatgatggagaggctatgaaccggcaggggaggcttatgcatagtGCTCCCTTATTTTCGCACAGGGCTAGCTGGCGGTGGCAGCTGTATGCCAGAAGGTTTTCAACACtacctaggctaccacaccatcgcttcacactaCCCCGAGCAAGAAGCACCCACCCACGTGACCTAAGAGCCTGACAAATACACAGATGCTCAAAGGCCTTGTATCTTTGCTTTTGACATCTTTTACAAAGGAAATTTTACTTAgctcaatttacacacacacacacacatgtatgtgtgcgtgtctgtgtgtgtatgtacgtacgtatgtatgtatgtatgtatgtatgtatgtatgtatgtgtgtgtgctcacatacatacatacacacaaacaaacacacatatgtgtgtacgtttgtgtgtgttagtgtgtgtgtgtgcgtttgtgtatgtgtgtgtgtttgtgtgtaatacgtattttcatatatatatatatatatatatatatatatatatatatagatatcttcctaatgaatatagatattacatacacacacacacacacacacacacacacacacacacacacatacacatacacatacacatacacacacacacacacacacacacacacacacacacacacacacacacacacacacacacacacacacacacacacacacacacacacacacacacacacacacacacacacacacacacacaagaaaaaaaagaaaaaaaaaaagaaaaaaaaatatatatgcatatatgtatgtatgtgtgcgtgtatgaatatgtattcatatatgtat
Proteins encoded:
- the LOC113820668 gene encoding uncharacterized protein, which encodes MSFVKDTMNIYPTQSSQIFYTEPQTCSSAVMENFSSLEDLERDSPGCLVLEPSGVFSGASSLDQVPNTMHIWVVLVITPTTLTLTRASTDTSEYSFSAKGKEEEDC